The genomic segment GAACGCACACCGAAGCCACCGAAGGTCCCCGGCGACGGACCCGCGAAGCGGCGCCACGACCACGGCCGTTCGCCACTCCCGGCGCACCTCGAACGCCGCGACACGGTCCTCGATCTGACCCCCGACGAGCGCCGCTGCTCGGGCTGTGGTGGCGACCGCGTGTGCATCGGCCAGACCCAGACCGAGCAACTCGATTGCGACCCGACCCCGTACTTCGTGCGGCGCACGATCCGCAAGACGTACGCGTGCCAACAGTGCCCCCCGACGGTCCGGGCCGAGGACCGGATCCGGACCGCCACGCCGAGTACCGTCGGACCGATCGACAAGGGACTGTGTGGTCCGGGCTTGTTGGCCGAGGTTCTCGTCGGGAAGTTCCTCGACCACCTGCCGCTGCACCGCCAAGTCGCCCGGATCGGGCGCGCGGGGGTGACGGTGTCCGAGAGTACCTTGGGCGATTGGGTGAAACAGTCCGCGGTGTTACTGACGTCGCTGTACCAGTTGATGCTCGAGCGGGTGCGCACGTGTCCGGTCCTCTGGTCCGATGACACCCGCTCGCGGTTCGCCCAGCCCGGTGAGCGAACGATGCCGCACGGCCACTTCTGGGTGGGGATCGGAGATCCGACGGCCCCGTACACGGCGTTCCACTTCACGACCGGTTACGACGCCGCGAGCGGACCGGACCAGTTCTTAGGCGGCTTCCGGGGCCACGTGCATGCCGATTGCCTCGCACAGTACAACGGCCTGTTCGCCGCCGGAGCCAAGCACGTCGCCTGTTGGTCCCACGCGCGCCGCAAGTTCCTCGGCGCCGGGGACCCCGGGGCCAAGGCGGTCGAACGCATCAACCGGTTGTACCACATCGAGCACACGCTTCCGGCGCCGGACTCACCGGAGCACATCGTCGCCCGTCGCGCGACGCGGCAAGCAAGGGCGCTCCCGATCCTGAACGACCTGAAGGCGTGGCTCGACGCGGCACTCGGGACGGCGTTGC from the Frigoriglobus tundricola genome contains:
- the tnpC gene encoding IS66 family transposase, with protein sequence MDSDAPLPTDVLTLQGMVRALQAENADLRTQLQRQAEQFQRTIDDLRAEVAALKAKLDRATTHRFGRRSERTPKPPKVPGDGPAKRRHDHGRSPLPAHLERRDTVLDLTPDERRCSGCGGDRVCIGQTQTEQLDCDPTPYFVRRTIRKTYACQQCPPTVRAEDRIRTATPSTVGPIDKGLCGPGLLAEVLVGKFLDHLPLHRQVARIGRAGVTVSESTLGDWVKQSAVLLTSLYQLMLERVRTCPVLWSDDTRSRFAQPGERTMPHGHFWVGIGDPTAPYTAFHFTTGYDAASGPDQFLGGFRGHVHADCLAQYNGLFAAGAKHVACWSHARRKFLGAGDPGAKAVERINRLYHIEHTLPAPDSPEHIVARRATRQARALPILNDLKAWLDAALGTALPKSALGAAIRYVANHWAAFVRYTEDGRLSIDNNLSERTLRLIAVGRSNWKFVGSAKAGAHAAVHFSVVGTCRHLGLDATAYLREVLPALHALGEKPTADQLAPLLPDVWAKRQQSRLLVA